From the Colletotrichum lupini chromosome 1, complete sequence genome, the window ttttttaataaattaattagtttattaagaattaataatcaaaaaagaggtaggtccttagtattattaatatttactaggtcctataacttaataaataagtaattaatagcactaataattagctcgtactttataaataagttaattcagtttaaatagttaatataattataaatcgtCTTTTCTtaatcctaaataagcttatagcCATAACTAGtacgcctttttaataagtatttattaaaaatactctaaCTAAGCttctaatataaaatagaatactACTAAgccgctattataattaataactctaagtctttataaatagctataatagctacttatatacgctcctttttaataatattaaatttaggtattataataaaaagtagtaaaagtaataatatatagaaataaatccccccgacggagtaatctgccggggccgtaccgtatattacatattaaggaaaactaggtatattacgctctatacctaattactaattaaaatagctcccgacCTTCCCCCGCTTTTAGTTATCTaaagggcgagctatacttactttaatatatataaaacctcttaatactagcctgCGTAAATAActagatcttatattatatactcctttttattaagagttaaggggccccttatatattcttttatatttataatatagcctatatcggagggatttttagctttataaagtataatttctaagttagcgttaatatattaaatcttaatgTCCGTACTagcctagttatttataatattcgtattattacttagctaaattccgtattattaaaaggtattttactaatccttaggcgtacttacgttaattataatagttataatatcgaGCTAGCTAAGGGTACTTAGCCCGaaaggggtagacttattaacgggtattTTTAAGTTCTCGTTGAGGTAATGTTTTAACTAACTaacctcttaactagttatctaactagctatttaagtagtaatttatatattaataagtttattaagtaaatttgtttagtaaatttatttaatttaaatagagagtagctttaggtaatattaaaaacgataaggataaaaagaatctttacgagctttagtataagtaataaatattagcctatttagccctttttttagaaacctctacgttactattaaagtttagaacctttatagttaagggccgcttttaattattacggccgattattataactaactattataactaacctctattattaacctttttaattagcgctATTACCGaagagggtagcttacttatcccgaattatataataattttcgtattaaaattattatattacgttaagcgcgtacttagggtatattatatatattatataattaaaaagtataccgtattatataatttcttttaaaagcgtaatcccgttaaggtcgatcttttgcgcctataaagccggaaaaaaaccactacatAGAAATaaattacgataattataccCGTATAGCTAACGTGGCCGTTTGGCTAAAAAGTACCTACTTTAGTGGGTGATGAGTCCCGAATGCCTAAAAAAGTGGGGGCGGGCACGAGTATCTCTTCTTCGGACGGTTTCTTGCGTTCTGGCTTTCATGCCGCTCTTCCCCGGTGCTTTGGCCCCACGAGAGTTTCATACCCCGTGGGTTTTCCCGCCGCGGAAGCTAAGCCGGGCGTCGGACCTGAAGCTCCTCCTGCCTGCTCGTCCGGAGGAGAAAAGGGGAAGGGAGCTCGTTAGGAAGGAGAGGTGTGGAAAATGCATGACATCGtgactttttttttcaatTTTGACCGAGCAAATGCGGTGAGGGAAAGCTACCTAGGACCGTGATGCAGGGGGCCTCCGGTGGGATAATTCCCTTTCGCTTTCGAGGTGAGAAATGTCAACGCGGTCTAGGCCCTTGGTTTCATCAAGTTTATGGAGAGGAGACACAGATAGAGGCGAGCAGAACGGCCTTTGGCATCTAGGGTTCGGCGCCGCCAATGCCCGAATTTGGCCAGACCTCACTCAGGGTACGGCAGGTAGGATGTGCCCTTCTCGACAAGTTGATGAACGGCCCCCCTTATTTTTGTGACCTCGATAAGTCGGTGAATAAAAAGAATGGGGGAGTACAAATATCGACGACCCCATGGTAGAAACAGAAAGGAAGAAGATTGCCCTGGCTGTGACATGTCACATATTCATTTGGGGCTAGGATGTGGTTTTCCGGGGTAAACATCCCCACCTCTTGGCTCTTTGGGAAATTTTCTTGACAATCAAAGAAAACCAAAAAATGGGGTGGGCGCTTCAGAACACGACTGTCCATAGGAGTAGTTGCGTTGGGCGTGAAGCTGAGGGGAGTGCAGGCGGCGAATAAGTGATCTGAGGCTAAGTGGTGAGGCTACCTTAGGCGCGTGCCTTGAGGGTGTGCCGTTGTCCGAGGCAAGGTAGTATAACTTTCCCATCCGAGTCTGGTCTGGTTTAGATACGATATGGGAATAGTTTTTTGAGGGGAAAACCTGGGGTAATTTTGACGGGTCCTGAgtggctggctggctggaGGGTACGAGCGGGCAGGCATCTTTTTTTCGTAGGTTGTGTATGTGTTGTCAACTTGACTGTGGGACAAACCCGAGCTTGCGACTTTGTAGTTTGGGGAAGGTTATGCCGCTTGCCTGCCCAATAATTCGTCGATTGGCAAAACCAACAGAGATGGTAAGACATGCACCAGGTACGCGAAGACCCCCTCTGACTTTGACGGAACCTCGCCTCCAAGGGACTTTCGTCCGTACTACGGATACTTGGAGAAGTCAAGTACCCCAGCACCCGCTAGGTCGACCTATTTCTCAGACCTGTTCCAGAGATGCCGGAGATGGGGAGTCTGGagaaggggggaggggggttgGAACTTGGTTAGTATCGTCGTTTTGTGGTACTGTTATTGTTTCTACGTTGCGCGTGACCGACCACTAAAGGGAAAACCATGACTACAAGAGCTATTACTATGACTAACAGCAAAAGCACCATGACGGGGTCGGGGGCAAGTCGTGAGAAACACCCAAGGCATTGGCACTGGCATTTGGTGTCAAGCCCCCCCTGAGCCCTGGCTTAGGTATTCTTTTTTGACAAAACGTGCGAGCAAAGCATGGCGCCATTCGATGGGGAGATGGAGACATTTTCGCTTTCTCGACTAATGACTACTACGGCGTGTACGGCGTACACGGCATTGGTGTTTTGGACAGATTTTGATCCGGCAATACGCTTGCTTGTAGCCTTGCACGCCCTGTTTTTTGTCCCTTTTTTTCTGCTTTTTGCAATGCGCGTGACGCTTAAGACGGCTGTGTCGGTTTCCACGGGTTTCTCGGTTTCGACGCTCATCTTATTCTGGTCATCAGACTGGATTCTCCCAGTTTCAGcagttagtaagtaaattgaACATCGAAGGCGGCGACAGGGCCAACAATAACAACTGGGTGGGTGTGAGGTCCGATGCTTCGCTTTTACAGTTTTGCAGCTCTCTCTCTTTAGGTCTAGGAGTCGATGAAAAGCACACATGATGCTGGAACTAAACCGACCTAGACCCAACGCCGACAGGGTGGCACAAGGCGGTTGGCCTCGGTTCTGAACTTCTGTCACGCTTGTTTCTCTGGCCTTCTCTCTTTAAACTAGCCTCTGGCTTCCAGGGGTGGATAATCTGGGGCAACACCACGCGGCCCCCAGCGACCCCGACCTTTTTCGAGCCCGCCAACCGGAGATCCGCTAGGATGCCACGGGTGCTAGGATCTTCCCGCTCATTCGTGCGAGTGCTTCGTACCTGTCTGCTCTCCTGCCTTTCCGTTTCTTGTGCTACCGTAGCAGGTAACAGGGTCTGAGCAAGGAGAGACAACGCCGTCGGCGGCATCAAATGGTGAGAGGGCTAGATCTGCAGACAGACAGACGCCAGGAGTCTTGAGACTTGTACGTCTCGTCTGGGCTTATTCCTGCGTGCGAGCGCAGGTGTAAGAGCCAGGGAGGTCCGGATACTCACTACCCAGTCAGTTGCATGGGTACAGTAGAGAGCTGCAATATAGTTGACCGTGATCGATTCTTGCTCTGTATACCAGACTGGCATGGACGTCTAATGATCTACCCGGGGACGGTACTCGAGACCTGGGGAACTGCTCGCCCTGCGCTCGGGAAGACCTTCCAGGCGGGCCTTTTCGCATTTCAGCTCGGAACCCCCTTGGGTCTTTGGTACCGCCTCAGACTCAATTTTTTTGCCTGCCTGAAAAGAAGGCGCGTGCTCGCTTTGGCGCACAGCCCGATTTTCTGTTCTGCTCGCTTCGTTCCGGCAGTGAAAGGTCAGATGACTGATTGATGAGGTGGCCCTGGAGCATCCCGTCCGTATCCGGTCGAAGAACGGGTTTGAAATGCCAAGCACTCCTGTCTGTCCCTGTCTATCCGGATTGCTGGGGAACTGGACAGAAATTCGTGGTTGTCGTTTTCCCTTTGGTCAGAGGTGCGTAGTCGTTGTGTGGTTCCGATCGGGCGACCATCCGACAACCGGAACGGCCGTCTCGGGTGCGGTACCGGTCTTCTGTCGGCTTTGTCGTGGATTACACTACGTAGTCAGCGACATCGCAAACACCAAAGCTCACAGTGACAGAGATGGAATGTTAGCGGGCTCTCTCGGTGTTTGAGATGGAGCGCCGCTGGCACCGCGCTCCTTAGAGCCTGGAAATGCCGAGCCGAGGAGATGCTCTTTCCTGGCGTGACTCTGTGTCACTGTGTGAGGGTAACGGTGTGCGTGTCTGGGAGTGAGATTTCCTCATCTTACCGGAGATCAAGTCTTGTCGTCGACGATCTCTGGCGCAAGAGGCTGCGTTTGCTGCAATAGGTGTCTTGGATTTGGATGTCGTTGTCGATTTGCTTTTATTCTTATGCACCTAGAGAGGTTGCGTTGCGGTACAGAGTGAGGTACTTCGTACCGTAAGGTACGTCCCCAAAGGCAATGTAACGCTGCATCAAAATGCGAGCAGGGCAGCAGGCACACAGGATTCAGGAATAGAAGGAGTGGAGGGCAAGGCAGGTACTTTCTGCAAAGCCTGGGCTTAGGTAATCTGACGTTCTCTAGGGTACTTGCGTGACTCGACTTTTTGAGAGCGAGCATTGGGAAGCATTGGAGAGCTTGGAGAGCATTGGAGTCATTCTAAAAAGTTTTCCCAGTTTCCATTAGTCGACAATTGTAACCATTACGTTTCCGAACCGCACTTCTTCGCCTCATCTGATCACTTCCCCAAGCCAAGCTTTTCAATTACACAACCACGCAGCCAGTTCAGCTCCCAGACGTGACCCGGCTCTCTCAGCTCTGCGCAGCTCTCGGCCCCAGCGTGTGCTGTCATACAGTCACGCTCACACTTCTCCCAGTCTCTTCCCCGTCCTTTTCTGATGTGGAATTGGATcgtcccttttttttttcttcttctacgAATCCCGAACCATCATCCATGTTCCCTTGGACTCGGTTCTGGGCCCCGATCTTTTTTCTcttggttttttttttctcttctttttttctatCTTTCTAGCGGGACCGAATGACCGACCACCATCGACCGACTTTGCCTTGCCAGCCGCTCATCTTCCGTGCGCTATGGTCGCGGCTCGCTGTAGTCAATTCAACTCCGTTGCCTGACCTTGACATCACCCTGCCTGCTCATCGAGTTACCATCTTCGCAACCCGCGATGGCTATGGCTACATCCAGTCAGACAACGGCCTGTCCGGGGCAAGGTTGGACAAGTGCGGAAGACGACCATTCCTTGACACATCTTGCGCATTCGTTTAATGACTGAACAAACCTGAGCAATGATGTTATGCTTCAGCTCATTGCCTACTGGCTCAACCCGACACACCCATGACATTCTCATTACCAAATACCCGTCCAATGGTTGGTTGCCAGCCTGCTTCGTGTCGCCAGCATTTTTTCTCCTTCGCCAGCCCATTCGTTCTATTTTCCCATCAGGACCTGGTGTTGTTTGACCGGTTCATGTCCCTGGACCATGGACCTTGACATGGACTACCATACCCGACGGACATCGTCTACCGTCCGTGAGCACGAGGAAGCAAAGCATGTCACCTGGGGGCGGCACGCCAGTACTGCCGTACCGCGCCGTGTCATGTACGGACAAGGCTCCGCCTCCATTTGGATGAAGCTCTGGATGCTCATGTGACGAGGCAAGTCTCCATTCCTTTGTTTCCATTACCCAATTTTTGGCCAAGAGCAACCCTTTGCCTCTTCAACTTGCTATATTAATCTGCGGGCCGCTcacactcacacacacacgcccGGCTACTAACGCCCAGTGCAAGCCACTATTCCGCATGACATTAACGAGACATCCTCAACCCCAACCTGCCTCTTGCGATACTGGTTACCTTACTGTACGCAGTACACGCCCAGTCCCAAACTCCCAAGGACCTAAACCCAGCCCATCCAACCCGATATCCTGATCCTAATCCAGCCCAGACGCGATCCGTTGGATGACTCTATCCCAATCCGCCCCTGTCTCTTGATTCTCACGCCCCGTATACACCCTTATACATAGAGTATCTACTTCCCCCTCCCTTTCCCACACCAATATCACCTCAACGATTGCGAAGAGCACGTCTTGTCTTGTGCCACGCACTCCCTTCACCCCCTCGTCTCGACTCCTTTCCCCAAGTTCCAACGTTCCCTGGTCTTGGTCTAGTAACATCACAAACGGTTGAGGTTGGACCACCTGAACACGCCAAACCACCATCTTCCCCGCATCACCATAACTTCTTCTTACCTAAAAGCCCCGGTCTTTGACTAATAGAAAAGTCGCTTCTGGCTTGCTCTGTCGACGGACCCGGGCCCCCGGTCTCGTCTTTCCTACATTGCAGCTCACACATTCTTTTTACGCTTTGCCATACGACTAGTCTATTTCTACCTTACCCCGGCTTGTTCAGAAAGAaagggaaagaaaaaaaccaAGACAGTGGAGAAAACGTGTGTGCGTTTGGTGGTGTGTCGAGCAAACCATTGAAACAACGAGCGCAGCGACCCGGACCTTCAAGGTCAAAGTAAAGTTCCTGCAGCCATGGCTTCTCCGCGACTTCTCCAACCGCAAACCTCGTCCCAGGACCACACCTTACACACCCCCCCAGGCACTCCTCCGACAGGCCACAACCACACTCAGACTCTCGTCGAATACAAAATGGACAGCCCAGAGCCGCACCGACCTGCTACCCCGGAAAAGAATGGCAGATCCTCTTTCTCGTCCATTCGCGAGAACGACTCCGACTTAGCCCAGACGTTCACTTCCTCAAAAGTCTCTTCCTACGCACAGAAAGCAACCAACGCCGTGTTCGACGACTCCTCTGCCTCACCCTCGCCGATCGCCTCACTTTCCCTTGAGATGGCTGAAGTTCAGTTCATGCCCCCCGTCACCCACCCCAGCAGCAGACTTCATGGCGGCTGGTATCCTGCTTCCAGCTTCAAGGGCTGGAAGCAAATCAATGTCAAGGGCAAGACGGCTAGCAAGAGCTTCAGTGACCTCCAGGCACTGCACATGTCATGGAGCACTCCTCCGCCTTCACCCAAGGGCAACAAGCCTACCAACTGCCGCGCGCCCATGGAGAGACTGCCATTGGAGATTCTAGGTACGCTCACGGTCTTTTATCATGGAAACTCGCGAAGCTGACAATATCAAAGGATCCATTATCGAGCTCCTGGTCCTCGACATCCCTCCGCCGTACGGCACTGCGCGCCGCAACGTTGACTTGATGTCCTTGCTTCTGACCTCGAGATCGGTGCACGCCGCAACCCTCAACACCCTGTACAAGCACATTACCATTCCTCACTCGAGAATCTTCCGCAAGTTCCTGTCCAACATCACAACACACCCTGCACTAGGCACCATTGTACGGCGCATCGACTTCAGCCACTTCAATAACGCGACTCTTTTCGAGTCTGCCAGCGAGCGCAAGGGCACGCGGAACCTGACGGAGGAGACATTATTACAATGCTTGGAGCTTACACCGCACCTCCAAGAGTTCCTGGCTATGGAGCATATTGACGATGACCTCGGCGCTGAGGTGATGCAGAAGCTCTTCTTCGGCATGCCTCGCCTGCAAGCTTTGGACTTCGCCGGGTGCACATCACCGTCTTTCAAGAACTCTTTTGCATCTCTGGTAGACATGGACTGGCCCGAGACGCTTTCGATTACTCGCCTCTCACTTCACAAGTGCCTGACGCTCCCTCCCGCGCTTTTCGAGAAGATCATGCCACGCCTCACCAACGTCACGCACCTGGACCTTGCCCAGACCAAGATCACCGACCGAGCGCTGCAGGCCATCCCGAAGACGGCCAAGATTACCCACTTGAACCTCGCCAAGTGCACACTGCTCACGGCTCCCACCGTTATCAACTTCCTTGCGACTCATCCGGCGGTCAGGAACCTCGTCTACCTGAGCGTGGCTACCGATGCTCGGAGTCACCAACTTCTGGATGTGGAGGACGTTTCGCAGCTCATCCCTGTGCTGCCCAAGACGCTTCGGTCTTTGAGCCTAAAGGGTAGCCGCATGGATGACTCGCACCTTGAGTTACTGCGACCTCTGACCAAGTATTTGGAGGAGCTCGCCGTCGGGCGCGACATGGATGTCAATGCCGCCGCTAAGCTGCTTGAGCCGGCGGACGAGAAGAAGCAGGAGGAGCCCCACACAATCCGATACCTGGACCTTTCGGACCTCTGGGGCAGCGAGTTGGATATTGTGGATTTGTTTTCGAGCCGAAACTCGCTGCTAAAACCGAGCTCGGTGCCACTCGAGGTGGTTGAGATCTCGGAGCAATCTTTCAAGAGCCTATCTCGGAATAGGGCACTGGAGCGCGTCGGCTGGTCCCTGCAGGAGATCGGAAGCCGATGCTGGATGGTCCGAATGCAGGACCACCGCAAGGACCAGGACCGCGGCTACCGGTGGTGGAAGATTGGCGCCGACAACTGGGGCATGCGCAAGATCCCGGTCGCGCGCGCCGAAGTCGGCGGTATGTACGGGTCCTTTATGTTTGGACGCAAGCTATGAATCACATGCACATCGCAAAATCGCATGGGAAATCGAAATGGGAGAAAAGGGAAAGGGAAAGCATCTGCATTTGAATGCATCGACCGAGAAACAAGCGACCAGCATCATCAGCATTTGATTCCCTCGCCTTAGCCTTGGCCTTTGGTTTTTGTTGTTTCTATTTTCTTCTCggttttcttttcctttcttctctcttctctccTCTTTCATCATTCATCATCGTACGGAGTCGGGATACCAAAACCAAAAAAGTGCATTTGATTTTCGGGGCGGGAAATGGTCAATGATACTCGGAGCTGTGGCGGGCTAAAAAAGGCCAAAAAAGATGGGTGGAAAAGAAGCAGCTTTTGACGGCCTCTGCAAGCAAGAAAACAGCATCAGCGACGATCAATGACTTGGCTTTGATGTACGTTATTGAAACGAATAGCATAATATCTAATCTTTATGCTAAGTTGAACCCAATGTTTCTGTTTGATAAATGGAACCTAGTGGTGATTTTTGTGGCCTTGTTCTCCTACGATGTCGGGTTGCTATTGCCATTCCTGTCGCAGTAAACAATGGCTGGAAATCAAGAAGCTATCAGCGTACCTGCAGTGGCTACATCATCGTGCCGTCACAGCGAACCCTCAAGGTCAGCATACCCCTGCACCGGGATGCGCTCCTAACTTCTGTCGCCTAGAAAATCTCACCTTAGGTAAGCCAGATCAGCTCTTGGCAGAAAGTTAACTCATCTTTTCCCTCTCATACCGTGGCCTCGGTGCAGCCTTACGCGCTGACCCCGTCCTCAAACTATCAACCTCCAAAAAAAGAACACTTGTCAGCCTCGAGCTCCAAGTAAGGTACGGAAATTCTCGACTTCTTTTTCTCTTTCTCGAGAAGCTCCCCCGACTTGGTACTTGGACGCATCACGTAAAAGCGCTTGCTCGAAAGCAAGTCGCCGCCGTCGTTGGCCCGTCATGGCATTTGGCTGGTCAGAGTAAGTAGCCACATGTCCCTCCCTCCGCTCTCACGTACCCCATACCCCAAACTACATCATCGCCAAATTCGCGACATCACCACCAATGCTCGTCAGGAGGATTAAAACTAATAGCACAACTACCACAACTGCAGAATCCGCTCTCTACTTCTCGTCTTCGGTCCGATCCTCCTTCCCAAGGCAATCTCAGCCTACAAATCTATTCGCAATGCCTCCCAACACAGCGGCGAACCGATCCCACCTCCGCCCCGCATAGCCCGCGCCCTCGCCATCCTCACCATCATCGTAATCGTCTACCTCGTCAAGACCCTCCCGCCCCTGGCCCCGGAGAACCTATTCACTCTCACCCAGTCCCGCCTCCAGATCCCCGTCGACGTCCTCTTCAACCGCCTGTCCTCCCTTCGCCCGGAATCCGCCCTTACCGCTGCCGACGAGCGCCTCCGCGCCCGCTTCGTCAACCTCGAGTCCCGCCTCCTCTACCTCCAGCTCGGCCCCGCCGCCCTCGCAGACTGCCCCTTTTGCAAGTCCGAGGACCCCAAGTCCTACTTTTACTACGCGCTTCCCGCCATCATCCTCCCCCATCTCGTCAACCTCATCGCCCTCGCCGCCGTCACCTCCTCCACCTTCACCGGCCGCGATGGTGCTCGCTGGCGCTCCCACGCCACAatggccgccgccgccctcgccGCAGCAGACGCCGTCCTCGTAGGCCAGTACGACTACTCTGCCAACGCCGCGGCCCTCCGCCTCCAGGACATGGACTTCTTCTACTGGCGCGCTCGCGCGCTGCGCTACATCGCCCTCGCGGCCCTCGACGTCGGCATCGGCGCTCTCCTGTTCCTCTCTGGCACCCGCCGCGCTTTCGTCCTGCCGCCTTCGGAAGCGGAGCGCATCGAGGCGAGCAACCGCGCCCTGACGACGGTCAAGAGCAAGCTGAACGCGCTGGGTATCGTCAAGAATACGTCGATGCGCGACGAGGAGCTGCGGGCGCGGAGTCAGGCGTATTGGTTGCGCGAGGGCCAGATGGTGCGCGATGCCATGGAGGAGAGGGAGGTTGTCGAGAGTGTGAATGATGCGCTGGAGAATAGGATCAATATACAGCAGGTCACGAGCGATGCTGAGAGTTATACCGACGGGGTGTTTCGACAGCCGGAAGGCACTGCGCAATGAGCGGCGTGGTGTGTCTTCTTGACCTTCTGGAAGTTTCAGAGTTGATGCGTGGTGGTGTATAGATAGCCACTGCAGCATCTTATGTAGAGAATAAGAAAGAAGCATATAATTATGGATGGATCTGGACACAATGAGCTTTGCGTGAACTAGAAGAGACGTAATGTTGGTATCTGATACGTCTCCAGGGCCAGTCATCCATCGCAAAGTAATTCTATGAGCCCATGTTCCCAACGTATCCCTTCTTGTGCCTCGATTACCCTATCCCATCGTAACCTTGATTCCAATCGTCTCGTGCCGTAGTAACACCAGGCCCTCTTACTCTGCCAGGAAAAAGAACAAAATCCCTAAGATGGAGCAGGTATGGCCAGAAAGAAAGCAGACAGAGCTGGCACTCGCCGCGTCGTAGTTACCTTATACACTCTTTACCAAACATTCACCCGATAACCCTCCCCCGCCACCTGAATACACAAACCCGAATAACCACACAGAGCAAACCTTCATATACCCCCCCGGACTCCAGTCCCATCACCAGCCAGCAGGCGCCCGTCTATGTCGAcgggtcaggtcaaactggCTGGGTGGCGGAGTGGTTCATGGTCAACAATCGATCTATACAGCAACCACCCTACTCGACGACGGGCTTAGCGAGAGTACCCCGAGTTCGAGTCCCAGCATGAGCaccaagagatgtagccACACCGGTGGTGAACTCTTTTTTGTCTTTAATGGTCCTCATATCTATGACTTGTTTGTAGTTTTGTTTGGGCAAGTGCGGTGAAGGGTCGACtacgcacacacacacacgtcCACCCGTCCCAGGAGAGGTACCCAATGATAATGGTCTTTACACACCCCTATGCTCCGGTAGCTGGCAGAAATGAATACATCCGGGGGGCTTACCACCTCTACGCCTCTGCACCTCTTCTCCCCATGACTAAATCTTACCCGGTCCACGACGACCTCCACTAGCTGCCGCCCCGTCCCGTCGCCGCGCTACTCCCGCTGTCCTTGCGATCGCGCGGTGTCCCCGCCGACGAGCCCTGATCCAGGCCCTCCTCGGCGCTGCGCTCTAGGAAGCCCGCCCACAGGTCCGCGAGGGACTCCTTGTTCGCCGAGGTGGGCGTCTCGGAAAAGAACTCGGCGCTCAGCGACGGGGTGCTGGGCGTGCGGTGGAAGGGGGAGGCCGGCAAGCGGAGTATGCTGCTCGACGCGCCCGGCCTGGCGAGCCCCGCCTGCTCGCGCTGCTCGTCCGTCCAATTGAGGTAGCCGGCCATGACCTGCAGGATCTGGAAGCGCTTGGGATCGGAGCGGTCGATAGTGAGGAAGTGAAGGAGATGATTCGTCACGACTTGTCTAAGGGGGTGTGTTAGTTGGTCTGCGGTTGAGGCCCGTAGTGCAAAGAGAGGTCACAGTACCTATCAACGTTGTCCTCTGGTTTCGTCTTCTTCAGGTAACGGAGAGCCTTGGTGAGATGGTCATTGAGCACAATGGCCTCATGCCGCAGCTTGCCAATCAAGAGGTTCTTCTCCTTGACCTCCTTTTCGAATGGCGCTGTGCGCTCGAGCTCCTTGGTGAGGGTTTCCTTGGCCGATTCGGCCTCGGTAGCCCTGGTGTCCGCCTCTTGCACAAGCTTCTTCATGGCTTGCAGCTGCTCTTCTGACGTCTCAACCATCTCCCGCAGCTCCTTCTTCCGCGCATCCTGGATTTCGCGAAGGGCCTTTTGCAAGTTGTCAATGACCTGCGATTGCTGATCTCGCTCGGACGCGGCGCTCTCGTAGCCGTCACGGAGGCCGGCAATCTGCTCCTCCAGCTCCGTCACCTTCTCGACCAGGCTCTCCTTGACGGATCGCTCCTCCATGGCGATGACCTCCCACTCGCCCATGGcgttcgtcgtcgtctcaaCTTCCTCTTTGAGGTTGGCGACCAGCCTCATAAGCTCCTCGCGCTCCTTGACCCAGTTCTGCTGGGACAGATTGCTTCGGCTGCGCAGACTTGTCGCCTCGCGCGATGTGTCCTGCAGCTCATCCCGGAGCTTCGCCACCTCTTCCTCGGATGCCTTGGCGCCATTCTGCAGCTCCTCGTTCTGGGACTCGAGCTCCTCGATGCGCTCCTTGGCCTCTTCCAGCTCGGCGCGATCGCGCTTCAGTCTTTCGCCGAGCGTCGACTTGAGGTGGTTGACTCGCTCGAGGAGACCCTGGTAGCTCTCTTCTGCCTGTTCCTTGGCCGACGACGTCTCCTCCAGTTCCGACTTGAGCTGGGTGACGGTCTCGTTGTGTGTTCCCTGAATGGTCTCTAGCTGCTTCCTTAATTGCTCGACCTCTGATCGCAGCGCCTCTCGTTCCTTTGTGAGGGCGTCCAGCTTTGCCGTGGCATCGGGGTTGGTTCCCTGCTCCTCTGCGGCCGCCTCTATCGGGGGATTCGCATGTCCGTTGCTCGTCGGCCGCTCCGTGTGGCCATTGGCTGTTGTGTCTTTACCCGTTGACTGTTCGGGGCTGGATTCTTCTATCGGCGCGGAAGCCTAAGATGGCAGTCAGCTAAGCTGGGCTTTGCGGGGGGATCAAGGGAGTATCACCTGCACCGGGGTTT encodes:
- a CDS encoding leucine Rich Repeat domain-containing protein translates to MDLDMDYHTRRTSSTVREHEEAKHVTWGRHANILNPNLPLAILVTLLYAVHAQSQTPKDLNPAHPTRYPDPNPAQTRSSIYFPLPFPHQYHLNDCEEHVLSCATHSLHPLVSTPFPKFQRSLVLVYDPDLQGQSKVPAAMASPRLLQPQTSSQDHTLHTPPGTPPTGHNHTQTLVEYKMDSPEPHRPATPEKNGRSSFSSIRENDSDLAQTFTSSKVSSYAQKATNAVFDDSSASPSPIASLSLEMAEVQFMPPVTHPSSRLHGGWYPASSFKGWKQINVKGKTASKSFSDLQALHMSWSTPPPSPKGNKPTNCRAPMERLPLEILGSIIELLVLDIPPPYGTARRNVDLMSLLLTSRSVHAATLNTLYKHITIPHSRIFRKFLSNITTHPALGTIVRRIDFSHFNNATLFESASERKGTRNLTEETLLQCLELTPHLQEFLAMEHIDDDLGAEVMQKLFFGMPRLQALDFAGCTSPSFKNSFASLVDMDWPETLSITRLSLHKCLTLPPALFEKIMPRLTNVTHLDLAQTKITDRALQAIPKTAKITHLNLAKCTLLTAPTVINFLATHPAVRNLVYLSVATDARSHQLLDVEDVSQLIPVLPKTLRSLSLKGSRMDDSHLELLRPLTKYLEELAVGRDMDVNAAAKLLEPADEKKQEEPHTIRYLDLSDLWGSELDIVDLFSSRNSLLKPSSVPLEVVEISEQSFKSLSRNRALERVGWSLQEIGSRCWMVRMQDHRKDQDRGYRWWKIGADNWGMRKIPVARAEVGGIKKTASATINDLALIGDFCGLVLLRCRVAIAIPVAVNNGWKSRSYQRTCSGYIIVPSQRTLKKVNSSFPSHTVASVQPYALTPSSNYQPPKKEHLSASSSNACSKASRRRRWPVMAFGWSEIRSLLLVFGPILLPKAISAYKSIRNASQHSGEPIPPPPRIARALAILTIIVIVYLVKTLPPLAPENLFTLTQSRLQIPVDVLFNRLSSLRPESALTAADERLRARFVNLESRLLYLQLGPAALADCPFCKSEDPKSYFYYALPAIILPHLVNLIALAAVTSSTFTGRDGARWRSHATMAAAALAAADAVLVGQYDYSANAAALRLQDMDFFYWRARALRYIALAALDVGIGALLFLSGTRRAFVLPPSEAERIEASNRALTTVKSKLNALGIVKNTSMRDEELRARSQAYWLREGQMVRDAMEEREVVESVNDALENRINIQQVTSDAESYTDGVFRQPEGTAQ